The genomic stretch CCCATCATCGCCAGGCCCATCTCGGACATCACGGTGCGCACGTCGGCGAAGTCGACGTTGATCAGGCCAGGACGTACGATCAGGTCGGCGATGCCCTGCACCGCGCCCAGCAGCACGTCGTTGGCTGCGCGGAACGCCTGGATCATGGTGGCGTTGCGGCCCAGCACGGTGATCAGCTTCTCGTTCGGGATGGTGATCAGCGAGTCGCAGTGCTGGCTCAGTTCCTCGATACCCTTCGCCGCCACCTGCATGCGCCGGCGGCCTTCGAACGGGAACGGCTTGGTGACCACGGCCACGGTCAGGATGCCCATTTCCTTGGCCAGCTGCGCCACCACCGGCGCGGCGCCGGTGCCGGTGCCGCCGCCCATGCCGGCGGTGATGAACACCATGTCGGCGCCCTGCAGCGCCTCGATGATGGCTTCACGGTCCTCCAGCGCGGCCTGGCGGCCGACTTCCGGGTTGGCGCCGGCGCCCAGGCCCTTGGTGACGTTGCCGCCGAGGGTCAGCTGCTGCGATGCGCCGCAGTTCTTGATCGCCTGCGAATCGGTGTTGGCGGTGATGAACTCCACGCCGTCGACGCTGCTGTTGACCATGTGCGCGACCGCGTTGCCGCCGCCACCGCCGACGCCGAAGACCTTGATGACCGCGTTGGGTGCCACCTGCTGGATCAGTTCGAAATGTGCCATGTCCGTGTCCTGTCGTTGTGGCCGGGATCGGGGAGGCGGGAGTCCCGCTTCGCCTTCGCCGGCTTGTTATTGGGTTGTGTCCTGCGCTTGCTGCCTTGCTGCTTGCCTGTCTTTCCTGCCCTGCCCGCCTGTTGCCGCTACTGCCCGCTGCCGACGCTCAGAACGCGCCGCGGAACCACTTCACCGCCTTGCCCAACACCCCGCCGACCTTGCCGCTGGGCAGCGTCGGCCGCTTCGGGTGTTCCATCTGCGCGCCCATCAGCAGCAGGCCCACGCCGGTGGCATGCACCGGGTTGCCCACTACCTCGCCGAGCCCGGTGACGTGCTGCGGGATGCCGATCCGCACCGGCATCTGCAGCATTTCCTCGGCCAGCTCGACCACGCCTTCCATCTTCGAGGCACCGCCGGTCAGCACCATGCCGGCGCGCACCCGCTGCTCGAAGCCGGAGCGGCGCAGTTCCGCCTGCACCATCTCGAAGATTTCCTCGTAGCGCGCCTGCACCGCCTGCGCCAGCGCGTGCCGCGGCAGCCGGCGCGGCGGGCGGTCGCCCACGCTTTCGACCTGGATGCTCTCCTCGGCACGCGCCAGCTGCGCCAGCGCGCAGGCGTACTTGACCTTGATGTCCTCGGCGTGCGGCGTGGGCGTGCGCAGCATGTGCGCGATGTCCTCGGTCACCTTGTCGCCCGCCACCGGCAGGTTTGCGGTGTGGCAGATCGCGCCCTGCATGAACACCGCGATGTCGGTGGTGCCGGCGCCCATGTCGACCAGCACCACGCCCAGTTCGCGCTCGTCCGGGGTCAGCACCGCGGTGCTGGACGCCAGCGAGGACAGGATCAGCTCGTCCACCTGCAGGCCGCAGCGCTGCACGCACTTGCTGATGTTCTGCGCCGCCGACTGCGCGCAGGTGACCAGGTGCGCGTGCACCTCCAGGCGCACGCCGGTCATCCCGACCGGGTTGCGGATGCCTTCCTGCGAATCGTCCAGCACGTACTCGCGCGGGATCGCGTGGAGGATGCGCTGGTCGGCCGGGATCGCCACCGCCTTGGCGGCTTCCAGCACGCGGTCGAGATCGCCGTAGGTCACTTCGCCGTCGCGGATCGGCACGATCCCGGGCGAGTTCTTGCACTGCACGTGGTTGCCGGAAATCGAGGCGTACACGCTGCTGACCTCGCAGCCGGCCATCAGCTCGGCTTCCTCCACCGCACGCTGGATCGACTGCACGGTGGAATCGATGTCGACCACCACGCCGCGGCGCAGCCCGCGCGATTCGTGCGAGCCGATGCCGATCACCTCGATGGGCTCGCCCGGGGCGTATTCGCCGACCAGCGCGGTGACCTTGGAGGTGCCGATATCGAGGCCGACGATCAGGGACTTGTCGCCTTTGCGGTTCATGTGTTGCTGCCGTGGTTCATGGGGGTGGGATCAGCCTTCGCCCAGGTCAGGGCGAAGCCATTGGTATAGCGAAGGTCGGCGCGCACCAGACGACGGTGCGGGTTCTGCGCGGCCAGCTGCGGCAGCATCGGAGCGAACCGCGCCAGCCGGGCGCCGGGGTCGCTGCGACCCAGCACCACGCGGGTGCCGTCGCGCAGGCTGATCGACCAGCTGCCGCGACGGTCCAGCGCCACACCCAGCACGCCGCCGGCGTCGGCCAGCTGCTCGCGGGCCTGGTTGTACAGCGCCACCACTTCCGGCACCCGGCCTTCCGGACCGTCCAGCAGCGGCAGGCCCGGCGGCGGCTGGAGCCTGCCGACCGGGAACAGCCGGCCGTGCTCGGACAGCAGCTGCTGCTCGCCCCAGCGCGCGAACGGGCGGTGCTCGACGATCCGCACCTCCAGCACGTCCGGCCAGTGCTTGCGCACTTCCGCGCGCTCCACCCAAGGCAGGCCGTCCACGGTGCGCTGGATCGCGCCCAAGTCCACCGCGAAGAAGCCGCGCTGCGCATGGGGCAGCACCGCCG from Thermomonas sp. XSG encodes the following:
- the ftsZ gene encoding cell division protein FtsZ, with the translated sequence MAHFELIQQVAPNAVIKVFGVGGGGGNAVAHMVNSSVDGVEFITANTDSQAIKNCGASQQLTLGGNVTKGLGAGANPEVGRQAALEDREAIIEALQGADMVFITAGMGGGTGTGAAPVVAQLAKEMGILTVAVVTKPFPFEGRRRMQVAAKGIEELSQHCDSLITIPNEKLITVLGRNATMIQAFRAANDVLLGAVQGIADLIVRPGLINVDFADVRTVMSEMGLAMMGSGSARGDDRAQAAAEAAIQNPLLDDVNLSGANGILVNITAGPDFTMAEFDEVGRTVEQFAAEDATVVIGTVLDPDMQDEVRVTVVATGLSRATVGLRQPAGNDRREVRYETAQEPLRRPQVQLINTQVKRDGTTGLPIDAIADSYAPTAPVGFAGGLRRNAAEAAPAAAELPKDDYLDIPAFLRRQAD
- the ftsA gene encoding cell division protein FtsA, with translation MNRKGDKSLIVGLDIGTSKVTALVGEYAPGEPIEVIGIGSHESRGLRRGVVVDIDSTVQSIQRAVEEAELMAGCEVSSVYASISGNHVQCKNSPGIVPIRDGEVTYGDLDRVLEAAKAVAIPADQRILHAIPREYVLDDSQEGIRNPVGMTGVRLEVHAHLVTCAQSAAQNISKCVQRCGLQVDELILSSLASSTAVLTPDERELGVVLVDMGAGTTDIAVFMQGAICHTANLPVAGDKVTEDIAHMLRTPTPHAEDIKVKYACALAQLARAEESIQVESVGDRPPRRLPRHALAQAVQARYEEIFEMVQAELRRSGFEQRVRAGMVLTGGASKMEGVVELAEEMLQMPVRIGIPQHVTGLGEVVGNPVHATGVGLLLMGAQMEHPKRPTLPSGKVGGVLGKAVKWFRGAF
- a CDS encoding cell division protein FtsQ/DivIB, with amino-acid sequence MKPALRSLAWLLALALLALPVVAVVEGWMGGDHWPLRTLRVQGELARVDRAQLQAAVLPHAQRGFFAVDLGAIQRTVDGLPWVERAEVRKHWPDVLEVRIVEHRPFARWGEQQLLSEHGRLFPVGRLQPPPGLPLLDGPEGRVPEVVALYNQAREQLADAGGVLGVALDRRGSWSISLRDGTRVVLGRSDPGARLARFAPMLPQLAAQNPHRRLVRADLRYTNGFALTWAKADPTPMNHGSNT